In Natator depressus isolate rNatDep1 chromosome 17, rNatDep2.hap1, whole genome shotgun sequence, one genomic interval encodes:
- the TBX2 gene encoding T-box transcription factor TBX2, giving the protein MRDPAFTGTAMAYHPFHAPRPADFPMSAFLAAAQPSFFPALALPPAALAKPIPDPTLAGAAEAGLHVSALGHHHQAAHLRSLKSLEPEEEVEDDPKVTLEAKELWDQFHKLGTEMVITKSGRRMFPPFKVRVNGLDKKAKYILLMDIVAADDCRYKFHNSRWMVAGKADPEMPKRMYIHPDSPATGEQWMAKPVAFHKLKLTNNISDKHGFTILNSMHKYQPRFHIVRANDILKLPYSTFRTYVFPETDFIAVTAYQNDKITQLKIDNNPFAKGFRDTGNGRREKRKQLTLPSLRMYEEQCKPDRDGGESDASSCDPAPVRDTLHSPLGTAPSPLRLNRSGREEKSCPESDPELEKLPEERPARGASPGPEEASPRSSPRLPEERSRERPSPEKPKGPEKDKPEGRRKEPDAPKKEAEGGGLSKEPFAPLMVQTDSPPHLSPGHLQSLALSGLHGQQFFNPLGAGQPLFIHPGQFAMAPGAFSAMGMGHLLASVAGGGLENGALASTQGAAGTATPFPFHLSQHMLASQGIPMPTFGGLFPYPYTYMAAAAAAASALPATSAAAASSLSRNPFLSSTRPRLRFSPYQIPVTIPPSTNLLTTGLPASLNPGSEGSKPGSSRESSPLPELPLHKSSSQRGSLSPKSSLKDSINELQNIQRLVSCLESQREVSPGRESPK; this is encoded by the exons ATGAGAGATCCAGCCTTCACAGGGACTGCCATGGCTTATCACCCGTTCCACGCTCCCAGACCGGCCGATTTCCCCATGTCCGCTTTCCTGGCGGCGGCTCAGCCGTCCTTTTTCCCGGCTCTGGCTCTGCCCCCGGCGGCGCTGGCTAAACCCATCCCGGACCCGACTTTGGCTGGAGCCGCGGAAGCTGGTCTGCACGTCTCGGCCCTGGGGCACCACCACCAGGCAGCCCATCTGCGCTCTCTCAAGAGCCTGGAACCGGAGGAGGAGGTCGAGGACGACCCCAAAGTGACTCTGGAAGCCAAGGAGCTTTGGGACCAGTTTCACAAGTTGGGGACAGAGATGGTGATCACCAAGTCAGGAAG GAGAATGTTCCCCCCGTTTAAAGTGCGTGTGAACGGCCTGGATAAGAAGGCCAAGTACATTTTATTGATGGATATAGTGGCTGCGGATGATTGCCGGTATAAATTCCACAATTCCCGCTGGATGGTAGCCGGGAAGGCGGATCCAGAGATGCCCAAACGTATGTACATCCACCCGGACAGCCCTGCCACGGGGGAGCAGTGGATGGCGAAGCCTGTTGCCTTCCACAAACTCAAGCTCACTAACAACATCTCGGACAAGCACGGATTT ACCATACTGAACTCCATGCACAAGTACCAGCCCAGGTTCCATATCGTGCGAGCCAATGACATCCTGAAGCTTCCCTACAGCACCTTCCGGACCTATGTGTTCCCTGAAACAGACTTCATCGCAGTCACCGCATACCAGAACGACAAg ATCACCCAGCTTAAAATCGATAATAACCCATTTGCAAAAGGATTCAGAGACACTGGGAATGGAAGGCGAGAGAAGAG gaaACAGctcactctcccctccctgcgGATGTATGAGGAGCAGTGCAAACCTGACAGAGATGGGGGTGAATCGGATGCTTCCTCGTGTGATCCTGCGCCAGTGCGGGATACACTTCACTCCCCCTTGGGTACAGCCCCTAGTCCCTTGAGACTCAACCGCAGCGGCCGAG AGGAGAAATCCTGCCCGGAGAGCGACCCGGAGCTGGAGAAGCTGCCCGAGGAGCGGCCGGCGCGCGGGGCCAGCCCCGGCCCGGAGGAGGCCAGCCCGCGGAGCAGCCCGCGGCTGCCGGAGGAGCGCAGCCGGGAGAGACCCAGCCCGGAGAAGCCCAAGGGGCCGGAGAAGGACAAGCCCGAGGGGCGGCGGAAAGAGCCGGACGCACCCAAGAAGGAGGCGGAGGGCGGCGGGCTGAGCAAAGAGCCCTTCGCCCCGCTGATGGTGCAGACGGACAGCCCCCCGCACCTGAGCCccggccacctgcagagcctggcGCTCTCCGGCCTGCACGGGCAGCAGTTCTTCAACCCGCTGGGCGCCGGCCAGCCCCTCTTCATCCACCCGGGGCAGTTCGCCATGGCCCCCGGGGCCTTCTCCGCCATGGGCATGGGACACTTGCTGGCCTCGGTGGCCGGCGGGGGCCTGGAGAACGGGGCCCTGGCTTCGACCCAGGGGGCAGCCGGGAccgccacccccttccccttccaCCTCTCCCAGCACATGCTGGCCTCTCAG GGAATTCCGATGCCCACCTTTGGCGGACTCTTCCCTTATCCGTACACCTACATGGCCGCAGCTGCGGCCGCCGCCTCGGCCCTGCCAGCGACCAGTGCGGCTGCGGCCAGCTCCCTGTCCCGGAATCCCTTCCTGAGCAGCACCCGCCCTCGCCTGCGCTTCAGCCCATACCAGATCCCCGTCACCATCCCCCCCAGCACCAACCTCCTCACCACCGGTCTGCCCGCCAGCCTGAACCCAGGCTCGGAAGGCTCCAAACCCGGCAGCAGCAGGGAatccagccccctcccagagcttcctTTGCACAAATCCAGCAGCCAGAGGGGCTCCCTCTCTCCCAAAAGCTCCCTGAAAGATTCCATCAACGAACTGCAGAATATTCAGAGACTGGTCAGTTGCTTGGAGAGCCAAAGGGAGGTGTCACCCGGCAGAGAGTCCCC